One Doryrhamphus excisus isolate RoL2022-K1 chromosome 17, RoL_Dexc_1.0, whole genome shotgun sequence genomic region harbors:
- the LOC131105407 gene encoding phosphatidylinositol-3-phosphatase SAC1-B isoform X2 codes for MTLTVKREVPASAETRPICGLMGTLRLVAGMYLIVITKKTKVGDLLGHAVWKAVDFDIISYKKTIIHLTDSQMQDSKTYLSMINSVIHTDSFYFATDYDLTHTLQRLANTSPEFQEMSLLERADQRFVWNGHLLREFFAQPELHKFVYPVIHGFIVMKSSCINGKVFDWSIISRRSCFRAGVRYYVRGIDTEGHAANYVETEQIVQYNSAKASFVQTRGSIPFYWSQRPNLKYKPRPQISTTINHLDGFQRHFDSQIILYGKQVILNLINQKGSEKPLEQAFEKMVACLGNGTIKYIAFDFHKECSRMRWHRLQLLMDMVGEIQEEFGYFLVDSDGKVLLNQEGTFRSNCMDCLDRTNVIQSLLARRSLQSQLRRLGVLHTNQQIEDQADFEKMYKNAWADNADACAKQYAGTGALKTDFTRTGKRTQWGLLMDGWNSMIRYYKNNFSDGFRQDSIDLFLGNFAVDEADTMTPLREPKDWKFLTLPIIMVVAFSMCIICLLMAGDTWTETLAYVLFWGTASVVTGGVILFNGREFVDAPKLVQKEKLD; via the exons ATGACTCTCACAG TGAAGCGGGAGGTTCCTGCATCAGCTGAGACCAGGCCAATATGTGGACTCATGGGGACGCTGCGTTTGGTGGCAG GCATGTACCTGATCGTCATCACCAAGAAGACCAAAGTGGGGGATCTACTTGGCCATGCCGTGTGGAAGGCTGTGGATTTTGACATCATCTCCTACAAGAAGACAATAATCCATCTAACAGACAGCCAG atgcaAGACAGCAAGACATATTTGTCCATGATCAACAGTGTCATTCATACAGACAGCTTCTACTTTGCAACAGACTACGACCTGACGCACACACTGCAACGGCTGGCCAACACCAGTCCTGAATTTCAGGAGATGAGCCTCCTGGAGAGG GCAGATCAGCGTTTTGTGTGGAATGGCCACCTGTTGAGGGAATTCTTTGCACAACCAGAG TTACACAAGTTTGTATACCCCGTCATCCACGGCT TCATCGTCATGAAATCCAGTTGTATCAACGGGAAAGTGTTTGACTGGAGTATTATCTCCCGGAGGAGCTGCTTCAGAGCAGGGGTACGATACTATGTCCGAG GGATTGATACCGAAGGCCATGCTGCAAACTACGTGGAGACGGAGCAGATTGTGCAGTACAACAGCGCCAAGGCATCTTTTGTTCAG ACAAGAGGCTCAATCCCCTTCTACTGGTCCCAAAGGCCCAACCTGAAGTACAAGCCAAGACCACAGATAAGCACAACAATCAATCAT TTGGATGGATTCCAGAGGCACTTTGACTCGCAGATTATTCTTTATGGGAAACAGGTCATTTTGAACTTG ATCAACCAGAAGGGCTCAGAAAAGCCACTGGAGCAGGCGTTTGAAAAGATGGTGGCCTGCTTGGGAAACGGCACCATCAA GTACATCGCTTTTGACTTCCACAAGGAGTGCAGTAGGATGAGGTGGCATCGCCTCCAACTCTTGATGGACATGGTTGGCGAAATCCAGGAGGAGTTTGG GTACTTCCTGGTGGATTCAGATGGGAAGGTGCTGTTAAACCAGGAGGGGACATTTCGCAGCAACTGCATGGACTGCCTGGACCGCACCAATGTCATTCAGAGTCTGCTGGCCAGACGCTCTCTGCAATCACAGCTACGG AGACTAGGGGTCCTACACACGAACCAGCAAATTGAGGATCAAGCAGACTTTGAAAAGATGTACAAGAATG CTTGGGCAGACAATGCAGACGCGTGTGCCAAACAATATGCCGGCACTGGAGCCTTGAAGACGGACTTTACCAG GACAGGCAAGAGAACTCAGTGGGGACTGCTGATGGATGGCTGGAACTCGATGATCcgatattacaaaaacaacttCTCCGATGGCTTTAGACAG GACTCGATCGACCTGTTTCTTGGCAACTTTGCTGTTGACGAAGCCGACACCATGACGCCACTGCGCGAGCCCAAAGATTGGAAGTTTTTGACC TTGCCGATAATCATGGTGGTGGCGTTCTCCATGTGTATCATCTGCTTGCTAATGGCTG GCGACACGTGGACGGAGACTTTGGCTTACGTTCTGTTCTGGGGAACGGCCAGCGTGGTGACGGGCGGTGTGATCCTCTTCAACGGGCGGGAGTTTGTCGATGCTCCAAAGCTGGTGCAGAAAGAGAAGCTggactga
- the LOC131105407 gene encoding phosphatidylinositol-3-phosphatase SAC1-B isoform X1, producing MASTYASFNLRTTPEKFYIEACDDGSVDVLVIDRVSTEMTLTVKREVPASAETRPICGLMGTLRLVAGMYLIVITKKTKVGDLLGHAVWKAVDFDIISYKKTIIHLTDSQMQDSKTYLSMINSVIHTDSFYFATDYDLTHTLQRLANTSPEFQEMSLLERADQRFVWNGHLLREFFAQPELHKFVYPVIHGFIVMKSSCINGKVFDWSIISRRSCFRAGVRYYVRGIDTEGHAANYVETEQIVQYNSAKASFVQTRGSIPFYWSQRPNLKYKPRPQISTTINHLDGFQRHFDSQIILYGKQVILNLINQKGSEKPLEQAFEKMVACLGNGTIKYIAFDFHKECSRMRWHRLQLLMDMVGEIQEEFGYFLVDSDGKVLLNQEGTFRSNCMDCLDRTNVIQSLLARRSLQSQLRRLGVLHTNQQIEDQADFEKMYKNAWADNADACAKQYAGTGALKTDFTRTGKRTQWGLLMDGWNSMIRYYKNNFSDGFRQDSIDLFLGNFAVDEADTMTPLREPKDWKFLTLPIIMVVAFSMCIICLLMAGDTWTETLAYVLFWGTASVVTGGVILFNGREFVDAPKLVQKEKLD from the exons ATGGCGAGCACCTATGCCAGCTTTAACTT GCGCACCACACCTGAGAAATTCTACATCGAGGCTTGTGACGATGGATCTGTGGACGTTCTGGTCATCGATAGGGTGTCGACGGAGATGACTCTCACAG TGAAGCGGGAGGTTCCTGCATCAGCTGAGACCAGGCCAATATGTGGACTCATGGGGACGCTGCGTTTGGTGGCAG GCATGTACCTGATCGTCATCACCAAGAAGACCAAAGTGGGGGATCTACTTGGCCATGCCGTGTGGAAGGCTGTGGATTTTGACATCATCTCCTACAAGAAGACAATAATCCATCTAACAGACAGCCAG atgcaAGACAGCAAGACATATTTGTCCATGATCAACAGTGTCATTCATACAGACAGCTTCTACTTTGCAACAGACTACGACCTGACGCACACACTGCAACGGCTGGCCAACACCAGTCCTGAATTTCAGGAGATGAGCCTCCTGGAGAGG GCAGATCAGCGTTTTGTGTGGAATGGCCACCTGTTGAGGGAATTCTTTGCACAACCAGAG TTACACAAGTTTGTATACCCCGTCATCCACGGCT TCATCGTCATGAAATCCAGTTGTATCAACGGGAAAGTGTTTGACTGGAGTATTATCTCCCGGAGGAGCTGCTTCAGAGCAGGGGTACGATACTATGTCCGAG GGATTGATACCGAAGGCCATGCTGCAAACTACGTGGAGACGGAGCAGATTGTGCAGTACAACAGCGCCAAGGCATCTTTTGTTCAG ACAAGAGGCTCAATCCCCTTCTACTGGTCCCAAAGGCCCAACCTGAAGTACAAGCCAAGACCACAGATAAGCACAACAATCAATCAT TTGGATGGATTCCAGAGGCACTTTGACTCGCAGATTATTCTTTATGGGAAACAGGTCATTTTGAACTTG ATCAACCAGAAGGGCTCAGAAAAGCCACTGGAGCAGGCGTTTGAAAAGATGGTGGCCTGCTTGGGAAACGGCACCATCAA GTACATCGCTTTTGACTTCCACAAGGAGTGCAGTAGGATGAGGTGGCATCGCCTCCAACTCTTGATGGACATGGTTGGCGAAATCCAGGAGGAGTTTGG GTACTTCCTGGTGGATTCAGATGGGAAGGTGCTGTTAAACCAGGAGGGGACATTTCGCAGCAACTGCATGGACTGCCTGGACCGCACCAATGTCATTCAGAGTCTGCTGGCCAGACGCTCTCTGCAATCACAGCTACGG AGACTAGGGGTCCTACACACGAACCAGCAAATTGAGGATCAAGCAGACTTTGAAAAGATGTACAAGAATG CTTGGGCAGACAATGCAGACGCGTGTGCCAAACAATATGCCGGCACTGGAGCCTTGAAGACGGACTTTACCAG GACAGGCAAGAGAACTCAGTGGGGACTGCTGATGGATGGCTGGAACTCGATGATCcgatattacaaaaacaacttCTCCGATGGCTTTAGACAG GACTCGATCGACCTGTTTCTTGGCAACTTTGCTGTTGACGAAGCCGACACCATGACGCCACTGCGCGAGCCCAAAGATTGGAAGTTTTTGACC TTGCCGATAATCATGGTGGTGGCGTTCTCCATGTGTATCATCTGCTTGCTAATGGCTG GCGACACGTGGACGGAGACTTTGGCTTACGTTCTGTTCTGGGGAACGGCCAGCGTGGTGACGGGCGGTGTGATCCTCTTCAACGGGCGGGAGTTTGTCGATGCTCCAAAGCTGGTGCAGAAAGAGAAGCTggactga
- the ggctb gene encoding gamma-glutamylcyclotransferase b, translating into MLNMADANTFLYFAYGSNLLKERLQLKNPSAALHCVAVLKDYKLVFGNHKGLASERWHGGVATVEYSPGNEVWGVVWRMNQSDLESLDSQENVMLGAYRPMEIFVTTKGPELSCRTYMMNSCVYAPPSPQYLQVILMGAEQNRLPKDYQEKLRAIQTNMYDGPLPMMADLERAREAEQHPCCDNHA; encoded by the exons ATGCTAAACATGGCGGACGCTAACACTTTCCTGTACTTTGCATACGGCAGCAATCTGTTAAAGGAACGACTGCAGCTGAAGAATCCATCAGCGGCGTTGCACTGCGTGGCCGTACTAAAG GACTATAAACTGGTATTTGGGAACCACAAAGGCCTTGCGAGTGAACGCTGGCATGGGGGCGTTGCTACAGTGGAGTACAGCCCCGGGAATGAGGTGTGGGGGGTGGTGTGGAGAATGAACCAATCTGATCTGGAGTCTCTCGATAG TCAGGAGAATGTGATGTTGGGCGCGTACCGTCCCATGGAAATATTCGTCACCACAAAAGGTCCGGAGCTCAGTTGTCGCACCTACATGATGAACAGCTGTGTGTATGCCCCACCATCGCCGCAGTACTTGCAG GTGATTCTGATGGGAGCTGAGCAGAACAGACTGCCAAAGGACTACCAGGAGAAGTTGAGAGCGATCCAGACCAACATGTATGATGGTCCTCTTCCCATGATGGCTGACCTGGAGCGAGCCAGAGAAGCGGAACAACATCCGTGCTGTGACAATCATGCCTGA